The proteins below are encoded in one region of Qipengyuania sp. HL-TH1:
- a CDS encoding thermonuclease family protein, with translation MNETPGEPFDFRKALKAQKRRKLRKEIALGLGAFAIVFAGGMLALNWSVHDASLANDDQQPQALFQQASSPQFDICGSVRRTCVVDGDTFWLDGVKIRIADIDTPEISEPRCDYEYQLGMRATHRLVELLNGGPFELRTIGSRDEDQYGRKLRVVTRGGRSLGDQLVSEGLARTWTGRREPWC, from the coding sequence GTGAATGAGACCCCCGGTGAGCCGTTCGACTTTCGCAAGGCGTTGAAGGCACAGAAGCGCCGGAAGCTGAGAAAGGAGATCGCGTTGGGTTTGGGAGCATTCGCGATCGTATTTGCTGGAGGGATGCTGGCACTCAACTGGTCAGTCCATGATGCCAGCCTTGCTAACGACGATCAGCAGCCTCAGGCTTTATTCCAGCAAGCAAGCTCCCCACAATTCGACATCTGCGGATCCGTCCGGCGCACATGCGTCGTGGATGGAGATACTTTCTGGCTTGATGGCGTGAAAATCCGGATTGCCGACATCGACACTCCCGAGATCAGCGAGCCTCGTTGCGACTATGAATACCAGCTCGGCATGCGCGCGACGCACCGCCTTGTCGAATTGCTGAATGGCGGGCCCTTTGAACTGAGGACCATCGGTAGCAGAGACGAGGATCAGTACGGTCGCAAATTGCGGGTTGTAACGCGCGGCGGCCGCTCGCTTGGCGATCAGCTGGTCAGCGAAGGCCTGGCGCGAACCTGGACCGGGAGACGTGAACCATGGTGCTGA
- a CDS encoding tyrosine-type recombinase/integrase yields the protein MPLTDTRLRALKPKDKPYKVTDERGLYVEVTPTGGKLWRFRYRIGGAQKKLCIGSYPDISLKQARDAAYEARRAVASGGDPAFEKRKRKIRAEFLSAQTFEAVAREYIEQMMVQNGRADGTIVKANYFLDKLAPAIGNRPINEIEPFEVLAPLKRLEATGKHETAKKCRSFAGRVFRYGVATTRCKSDPTSMLKGALVTPRATHYAAILEPTELGGLLRAIDDFTGYMVTKLALQIAPHVFVRPGELRHAEWHEIDLVDGVWKIPAGKMKARRAHAVPLSKQVRGYLTDLAEMLGREGYVFPSARSSKRPMSENTLNAAFRRMGYSKEEVTAHGLRATASTFLNESGLWNPDAIERALAHGDSNVVRGIYHRGKHWDERVRMAQWWSDYLDELRTGGKVIMGKFAKG from the coding sequence ATGCCGCTGACAGATACTCGCCTCCGCGCACTCAAGCCCAAGGATAAGCCGTACAAGGTAACCGATGAGCGCGGCCTATATGTTGAGGTCACGCCGACCGGCGGCAAACTTTGGCGATTCCGATACCGGATCGGCGGCGCGCAAAAGAAGCTCTGCATCGGCAGCTATCCCGACATCAGCCTCAAGCAAGCGCGAGACGCGGCCTACGAGGCGCGACGAGCTGTTGCTTCAGGGGGCGACCCGGCTTTTGAGAAGCGGAAGCGGAAAATCCGCGCAGAGTTCCTTTCTGCACAGACGTTCGAGGCAGTCGCACGTGAGTATATTGAACAGATGATGGTCCAGAACGGCCGCGCCGATGGCACGATCGTCAAGGCCAACTATTTCCTCGACAAGCTTGCGCCTGCCATCGGGAACCGACCCATCAACGAGATCGAGCCGTTCGAAGTTCTGGCTCCCCTCAAACGGCTGGAAGCCACCGGTAAGCACGAGACTGCGAAGAAATGTCGGTCGTTCGCAGGCCGCGTGTTTCGCTACGGTGTTGCTACCACCCGCTGCAAATCCGATCCGACCAGTATGCTGAAGGGCGCTCTCGTAACGCCGAGAGCCACGCATTATGCAGCAATCCTCGAGCCCACCGAGCTAGGTGGGCTGCTGCGCGCAATCGACGACTTTACTGGCTACATGGTGACGAAGTTGGCCTTGCAGATAGCGCCGCATGTGTTCGTACGCCCCGGCGAACTCCGGCACGCCGAATGGCATGAGATCGACCTCGTCGATGGGGTCTGGAAGATCCCTGCCGGTAAAATGAAAGCGCGCCGAGCGCATGCCGTCCCACTTTCCAAGCAGGTTAGAGGCTATCTCACTGATCTGGCCGAGATGCTCGGCCGCGAAGGATATGTTTTCCCATCTGCGCGCAGCTCCAAGCGTCCCATGAGTGAAAACACGCTCAATGCCGCATTCCGTCGCATGGGATACTCGAAGGAAGAAGTCACCGCTCATGGACTCCGGGCGACAGCATCGACATTCCTGAACGAGTCGGGCCTTTGGAATCCTGATGCGATCGAGCGTGCCTTGGCACATGGCGACAGCAATGTTGTGCGTGGCATCTACCATCGCGGCAAGCATTGGGACGAGCGCGTGCGGATGGCTCAATGGTGGAGCGACTACCTCGATGAGCTCCGGACTGGAGGAAAGGTCATCATGGGGAAGTTTGCGAAGGGTTGA
- a CDS encoding nucleotidyltransferase domain-containing protein — MATAPAPELDTSTLDEILLDLAVLIELSPHDREIAENRYRRLKEYVERPTSPLRPYLVDGESLIYAQGSVATSTTILSGDNDDRFDVDAIVEIDVPLHWPESEPLDQLFETLKNFPGAVEVVRCTRCVQIRFAFMHMDVTVMDRRQRMGGERPGHIFHSPDTGPTYRVDSNPWGFTGWFRTQVGIGERLFEQRLKAARDAAGLSRLIVVDEAERRILADAEQVPLPPMIPSRIDAQEAVALKLLKRYLNLRYTHSRLKRPPSIWLTKLTGDMGLIQGGLTLQLYALSKFISDSLREHLARRTVPREVNPSYPPDKINDRWPRAWPEAESDMTVLADHLDLLADAIEKMNCSSQSAILKKIDELFGERFGQEERRILKDRYDRRTTSGGDLLIKPGSGTIYTPAIAAAKQEVQPIPQHRFHPGRLPSDGEASGG; from the coding sequence ATGGCGACTGCTCCCGCCCCCGAACTCGATACCTCTACGCTCGACGAGATTCTTCTCGACCTAGCCGTCCTCATCGAACTCAGCCCGCACGATCGTGAGATCGCGGAAAACCGCTACCGGCGGCTCAAGGAATATGTCGAACGTCCGACGAGCCCGTTGCGGCCATATCTCGTCGATGGCGAGAGCTTGATCTATGCGCAAGGATCCGTCGCTACCAGCACGACGATCTTGAGCGGCGACAACGACGACCGTTTCGACGTCGACGCTATCGTGGAAATTGACGTGCCGCTGCACTGGCCCGAAAGCGAACCGCTCGACCAGCTGTTCGAGACACTGAAGAACTTCCCCGGCGCCGTTGAGGTGGTTCGTTGCACCCGCTGCGTTCAGATCCGCTTTGCCTTCATGCACATGGACGTCACCGTCATGGATCGTCGGCAGCGGATGGGTGGTGAGCGGCCCGGCCATATTTTCCATTCGCCAGATACCGGACCGACCTATCGCGTCGATTCGAATCCCTGGGGATTCACCGGTTGGTTTCGGACTCAGGTAGGCATTGGTGAGCGCCTGTTTGAGCAGCGGCTTAAAGCTGCGCGCGACGCGGCGGGCTTGTCCCGCCTGATTGTGGTCGACGAAGCGGAGCGCCGCATCCTCGCCGATGCCGAGCAAGTACCGCTTCCGCCGATGATCCCATCTCGGATCGACGCGCAGGAAGCGGTCGCGCTAAAGCTCCTGAAGCGTTACCTTAACTTGCGCTACACGCACTCGCGCCTGAAGCGGCCGCCGTCGATCTGGCTCACCAAGCTGACCGGCGACATGGGGCTGATTCAGGGCGGGCTTACTCTTCAACTCTATGCCCTGTCGAAGTTCATCTCCGATAGCCTGCGCGAGCACCTGGCACGCCGCACGGTGCCTCGTGAAGTGAATCCGAGCTACCCACCCGACAAGATCAATGATCGTTGGCCGCGTGCATGGCCGGAGGCGGAATCCGACATGACCGTGCTGGCGGACCACCTCGACCTGCTCGCGGATGCCATCGAAAAGATGAACTGCTCTTCGCAGAGCGCGATCCTGAAGAAGATCGACGAACTGTTCGGCGAACGGTTCGGGCAGGAAGAACGCCGCATTCTCAAGGATCGCTACGATCGGCGAACCACAAGCGGGGGCGATTTGCTCATCAAGCCGGGTTCCGGGACGATCTACACACCGGCGATTGCTGCCGCGAAACAGGAAGTGCAGCCAATTCCGCAGCATCGCTTCCATCCCGGTCGCCTGCCCTCGGATGGAGAAGCCTCGGGTGGCTGA
- a CDS encoding DUF7146 domain-containing protein, translating into MSLSVQTHPNRSLAETARRICESRGGKWSGTKGMACCPAHDDRTPSLGVSLGRQAILFHCFAGCDQQSVLSALAREGFEAPALFSASATTEGPEQTRTRKPSAAALRIWRDAQPLRASPAKAYLESRGILAASPALRFHSRTPLGPKGRTPFLPAMIAAVNLDEGPIAIHRTFLSGDAKADFDKPKRALGALGEAAVRLFAPASGLLGLAEGIESAMSAYALTGIPVWATLGNERFGLVSVPESVTELHLFVDHDAGGELAASRGLAAYARDGRTIHVRKPSSRDTDWNDELTAWLRRKAAR; encoded by the coding sequence ATGTCCCTGTCTGTCCAAACTCATCCCAACCGGTCGCTTGCCGAGACCGCCCGTCGCATTTGCGAATCGCGAGGGGGCAAATGGTCCGGCACAAAGGGCATGGCCTGTTGCCCCGCGCATGATGACCGCACGCCGTCACTCGGTGTGTCGCTCGGTCGACAGGCTATCCTTTTCCATTGCTTTGCGGGATGTGATCAGCAGAGCGTATTGTCTGCATTGGCGCGTGAAGGTTTCGAGGCACCGGCGCTCTTTTCAGCTTCTGCGACTACCGAAGGTCCCGAGCAGACCAGAACGCGCAAACCCTCGGCGGCAGCGCTGAGGATCTGGCGCGATGCACAGCCACTGCGTGCCAGCCCGGCAAAGGCATATCTGGAGAGCCGCGGCATCCTTGCCGCATCTCCGGCGCTCCGCTTCCATTCACGAACGCCGCTTGGTCCGAAAGGACGAACCCCCTTTTTGCCGGCGATGATTGCGGCGGTCAACCTCGACGAGGGGCCGATCGCCATCCATCGCACTTTCCTTTCGGGCGATGCCAAGGCTGATTTCGACAAGCCGAAGCGCGCGCTTGGCGCGCTCGGTGAAGCTGCTGTTCGTCTCTTCGCTCCGGCCTCCGGCCTGCTCGGCCTTGCTGAAGGGATCGAGAGCGCAATGTCGGCTTATGCTCTTACCGGCATCCCCGTCTGGGCGACCCTGGGCAATGAGCGCTTCGGTCTCGTCAGCGTGCCTGAGAGCGTGACCGAGCTTCACCTCTTCGTCGATCACGATGCTGGCGGCGAGCTGGCTGCGTCGCGTGGCCTGGCCGCTTATGCCCGCGATGGGCGGACGATCCACGTTCGCAAACCATCCTCACGCGACACCGACTGGAACGATGAACTTACAGCATGGCTGCGCCGCAAAGCGGCGCGGTAG
- a CDS encoding ImmA/IrrE family metallo-endopeptidase: MSAAEKLLRELGIDAAKDIDVEAIAWDAGAEVRFAKLDSCEARIIGYGDRAIITVDSSGIWQRRRFSVAHELGHWKYHRGRSFVCRSDEIGNQRRSLTDPERVADAYAADLLLPGFLFAPMAKQYGKATFDAVDQIRAEFQTSRTATALRMVDYGPEPALLVCHGPNGRRWFKRGPTVPDRWFPRDEIDADSDALEVLHGTKERTTRSLIGADAWFDRWEAERYEVYEQTVRMSTGDALTLVVIKSAEMLE; encoded by the coding sequence ATGAGCGCCGCCGAGAAGCTGTTGCGGGAACTAGGCATTGACGCCGCGAAGGACATTGATGTCGAGGCCATCGCCTGGGACGCGGGTGCAGAGGTCCGGTTTGCGAAGCTCGATAGCTGCGAGGCTCGTATAATCGGCTACGGTGATCGAGCGATCATCACCGTCGATTCCAGCGGGATTTGGCAACGGCGGCGCTTTTCGGTCGCGCATGAGCTGGGTCACTGGAAATATCATCGCGGCCGCTCGTTCGTTTGTCGTTCCGACGAGATCGGTAACCAAAGACGCAGCCTCACGGATCCGGAGCGCGTCGCGGATGCCTATGCCGCCGACCTGTTGCTGCCCGGTTTCCTCTTTGCGCCAATGGCGAAGCAGTACGGCAAAGCGACCTTCGATGCGGTGGATCAGATCAGAGCTGAATTTCAGACCAGTCGGACAGCAACAGCGCTGAGAATGGTGGACTATGGTCCGGAGCCCGCATTGCTCGTTTGTCACGGCCCAAACGGGAGGCGTTGGTTCAAACGCGGCCCCACTGTTCCTGACCGCTGGTTTCCGCGCGATGAGATTGACGCCGATTCCGACGCTCTTGAGGTTCTTCACGGCACGAAAGAACGGACGACCAGAAGCCTGATTGGCGCCGATGCTTGGTTTGATCGTTGGGAGGCGGAACGATACGAGGTCTATGAGCAGACCGTTCGGATGTCGACGGGTGACGCCCTCACTTTGGTAGTGATTAAATCCGCCGAAATGCTCGAGTAG
- a CDS encoding lytic transglycosylase domain-containing protein, translated as MTSLNRLTAIAVACLGMIATSSQQVRAQDFTLFEHAIVPPKTDQQPARQYLPAIYQTGPADVSYREGLYMAAIAEAERRYGLPTNLLRALIWAESRFNPMAVSPAGAAGLAQLMPATARELGVRNRHDPLASIDGGARYLRDMLDRFDAVHLALAAYNAGPGAVSRSRGIPNNGETPQYVRSVLGRWQAIGTYN; from the coding sequence ATGACCTCCCTCAATCGTCTGACTGCGATAGCGGTCGCCTGTCTGGGGATGATCGCGACCTCCTCACAGCAGGTCCGCGCCCAGGATTTCACTTTGTTCGAGCACGCGATCGTTCCACCAAAGACGGACCAGCAGCCGGCAAGGCAATATCTACCTGCAATCTACCAAACAGGGCCAGCAGACGTATCCTACCGGGAAGGCCTGTATATGGCGGCAATAGCCGAGGCCGAGCGCCGTTACGGGCTTCCGACCAATCTGCTTCGTGCTCTCATCTGGGCTGAGTCCCGCTTCAATCCGATGGCTGTGAGTCCAGCCGGTGCTGCCGGGCTTGCTCAGCTTATGCCAGCCACGGCGCGAGAACTGGGCGTCCGGAACCGTCATGACCCTCTTGCATCGATCGACGGTGGCGCCAGGTACCTTCGCGACATGTTGGACCGGTTCGACGCGGTCCACCTGGCCTTGGCTGCTTACAATGCGGGCCCAGGTGCCGTCTCCCGATCACGCGGCATTCCCAACAATGGTGAAACGCCGCAATATGTCCGGTCTGTGTTGGGACGTTGGCAAGCAATTGGTACGTACAATTGA
- a CDS encoding DUF6961 family protein, which translates to MVLNRDQELWAVALWVEKNHGGEGTAYIAQQIQRLSNEGDEAGIATWKTVAERFDQLSCQSSTN; encoded by the coding sequence ATGGTGCTGAACCGCGATCAGGAATTGTGGGCCGTCGCGCTCTGGGTCGAAAAGAACCATGGCGGAGAGGGAACCGCGTATATCGCGCAGCAAATCCAGCGGCTATCCAACGAAGGGGACGAGGCTGGCATAGCAACGTGGAAGACTGTTGCTGAACGGTTCGATCAGCTTAGCTGCCAAAGCTCTACGAACTGA
- a CDS encoding strawberry notch family protein: MFQSDLFPAGEQLPSMPLAYAIGTRVAALLASGRHLTRTDISGLFAEETGSLDWGSAWTIADYNNAVEIGALLWLRESSRIDLATNVHEAEARFDWLQAAFPPRHVRSEAQVELQQFSTPPMLAWLMAKAAAGCAQDTLLEPSAGNGALALWGSVQNASLLLNEIDPARRDGLAHVFPTATITAHDGELIADLLRGPVPSAVLMNPPFAHSLERGKDGETAMRHLRGAIRAAANRARIVAIMPEGFDASAFAKEQDEASLLLDVRLQQMFRRTGTGIAVRLVVFDKTPTASSPAITGDTADLISLHELITALPPRIQTSANIHRLPLGKPVRLVGKTSAQSAPVRPVAPFAATPAATANAIDLAYSVLADPAPVPEQAGIYLPYRPSRIAFEGAPAHPTPLVESVAMGSVAAPQPDVCPRLPACWQADGLLSEAQCETLVYAAQAFARDLPGQFKVSQEGTSLELSEDGHSYRQGFFLGDGTGAGKGRQIAAVIMDRWLAGERRHVWITKNEALLEDARRDWEALGGLPLDLQPLSRWKLGQPVTMSEGILFVTYPTLRSGRAEDTRLDQILAWAGEDFDGVIAFDEAHAMANALGGSSTRGKVKGSEQGMAGLRLQNHLPRARVLYASATGASDIANLGYTSRLGLWGPETAFPTHEAFMTEIRAGGVAAMELVARDLKAQGLYLARALSFAGVEYEILEHSLTEAQIKIYDAYADAWAIIHRNLEAALEATRVVDEDSGDTLNRNAKAAALSIFEGTKQRFFAQLLLSMKLPSLIPAMEVALGEEHSVVVQLVSTAEAMLDRRLADLTVEEREALDIDLSPREYVIDYLTKSFPIRLMQVFADEDGNLRSEAMSDGEGNPVFCPRAIAARDALIEQLCALPPIATALDAIIEHFGTDAVAEVTGRTRRLVLGRDGEQRLERRSPSANVAEAQTFMEGTKRILVFSDAGGTGRSYHADLGARNQQRRVHFLLEPGWRADNAIQGLGRTNRTNQASAPLFRPVTTDVKGERRFISTIARRLDALGALTRGQRQTGGQNLFDPADNLESDYARDALSRWFQLLYDGKLEATTFGHFVERTGLRLENPDGGLTDNLPTIQRWLNRILALPIALQNAIFDEYLGLVEARIEAAREAGTLDQGLETVKVDRFTVLADELLRTDPVTGAETRLVSLEVTRHLRPLRLQRLLRMHEIGSPHAIPMRNARSGKVALSIPARRLIADDGEVIERRRLLRPLKSANWTLEALGESHWEETGVTAFTSAWRAEEEEAGASPVTERVHLATGLLLPVWKRLSGDHVRVTRLVAEDGQSIIGREVLDVDLFAISKTFGLSGVTGPSAEQIGDLVLASGKPLGLASHDPLTVKRSLVGGEQRLELTGFSPDRLDWYKNKGCFTEIIRYRTRLFVPVSAASSVLPALAA, from the coding sequence ATGTTTCAATCAGACCTGTTTCCCGCCGGCGAGCAGTTGCCGTCCATGCCCTTGGCCTATGCCATCGGCACCCGAGTTGCCGCGCTTCTTGCTTCGGGACGTCATCTTACCCGTACCGACATTTCCGGGCTGTTCGCCGAGGAGACTGGATCTTTGGACTGGGGAAGCGCCTGGACCATCGCTGACTACAATAACGCGGTCGAGATCGGCGCACTGCTCTGGTTGCGAGAGTCCTCACGGATCGATCTGGCGACGAACGTGCATGAAGCCGAAGCGCGGTTCGACTGGCTCCAAGCTGCCTTTCCGCCGCGGCATGTGCGCAGCGAAGCACAGGTCGAGCTCCAGCAGTTCTCGACCCCGCCAATGCTGGCCTGGCTGATGGCGAAGGCCGCAGCTGGCTGCGCGCAAGACACGCTCCTCGAACCGTCCGCAGGCAATGGTGCCCTTGCTCTTTGGGGCAGCGTCCAGAACGCTTCGCTGCTCCTCAACGAGATCGATCCGGCAAGACGAGACGGTCTGGCCCACGTCTTCCCCACGGCCACCATCACTGCGCATGACGGGGAACTGATCGCCGACTTGCTTCGCGGCCCTGTTCCGTCTGCCGTGCTGATGAACCCGCCGTTCGCTCACAGCCTGGAACGCGGCAAGGACGGTGAGACCGCTATGCGTCACCTACGCGGTGCAATCCGGGCCGCTGCTAATCGGGCGAGGATCGTCGCCATTATGCCTGAAGGCTTCGACGCCTCCGCCTTCGCCAAGGAACAGGACGAAGCATCGCTGCTCCTCGATGTTCGCCTGCAGCAGATGTTTCGCCGGACAGGGACGGGGATCGCTGTTCGCCTGGTTGTGTTCGACAAGACGCCGACTGCGTCCTCGCCTGCGATCACCGGAGATACTGCCGACCTCATCTCGCTCCACGAGCTTATCACTGCGCTTCCGCCACGCATACAGACCTCCGCCAACATCCACCGCCTGCCGCTCGGCAAGCCAGTGCGCCTCGTTGGCAAGACTTCGGCCCAAAGCGCGCCGGTTCGGCCGGTGGCGCCGTTCGCCGCGACACCAGCAGCCACGGCGAATGCGATCGACCTTGCCTATTCGGTCCTCGCCGACCCCGCGCCTGTGCCCGAACAGGCAGGCATCTACCTGCCTTACCGGCCCAGCCGCATCGCGTTCGAAGGCGCTCCGGCCCATCCCACCCCGCTCGTGGAATCGGTCGCCATGGGTTCGGTCGCGGCACCGCAGCCCGATGTTTGCCCGCGCCTTCCCGCATGTTGGCAGGCCGATGGCCTGCTGTCCGAAGCGCAATGCGAGACACTGGTCTACGCTGCCCAGGCATTTGCGCGCGATCTTCCGGGTCAGTTCAAGGTGAGCCAGGAAGGCACCTCGCTGGAACTCTCCGAGGACGGACACTCCTACCGCCAAGGCTTCTTCCTCGGCGACGGAACCGGAGCGGGCAAAGGACGGCAGATCGCCGCGGTCATCATGGATCGCTGGCTCGCAGGCGAGCGCCGACATGTCTGGATCACCAAGAACGAGGCGCTGCTCGAAGATGCACGCCGCGACTGGGAGGCGCTTGGCGGGCTGCCGCTCGATCTCCAGCCGCTCTCGCGCTGGAAACTCGGCCAGCCCGTAACGATGTCCGAAGGCATTCTCTTCGTCACCTATCCAACGCTGCGCTCGGGCCGCGCCGAGGATACGCGGCTCGACCAGATCCTTGCCTGGGCGGGCGAGGATTTCGACGGTGTGATCGCCTTTGACGAAGCCCACGCGATGGCCAATGCGCTTGGGGGCTCTTCAACCCGCGGCAAGGTCAAGGGCTCCGAACAGGGCATGGCGGGCCTCAGGTTGCAAAACCATCTCCCACGCGCCCGCGTGCTCTACGCGTCTGCCACTGGCGCTTCGGATATCGCCAACCTCGGTTACACTTCCCGCCTCGGCCTTTGGGGACCCGAGACCGCCTTTCCGACCCACGAGGCATTCATGACCGAGATCCGCGCTGGCGGCGTCGCGGCGATGGAGCTCGTCGCCCGTGATCTCAAGGCCCAGGGTCTCTATCTTGCCCGTGCGCTGTCCTTCGCCGGGGTCGAGTACGAGATCCTCGAACACAGCCTGACCGAAGCGCAGATAAAAATCTATGATGCCTATGCTGATGCCTGGGCGATCATTCACCGCAACCTCGAAGCTGCGCTCGAAGCAACCCGCGTGGTCGACGAGGACAGCGGCGACACGCTCAACCGCAATGCCAAGGCTGCGGCGCTATCGATCTTCGAAGGCACCAAGCAGCGCTTCTTTGCCCAGCTCCTGCTTTCGATGAAATTGCCGAGCCTGATCCCCGCGATGGAAGTAGCGCTTGGCGAAGAGCATTCGGTTGTCGTGCAGCTGGTCTCGACCGCCGAGGCCATGCTCGACCGGCGCCTTGCCGACCTTACCGTGGAAGAACGCGAAGCTCTCGATATCGATCTGTCCCCGCGTGAATACGTCATCGACTACCTTACGAAGAGCTTCCCGATACGATTGATGCAGGTCTTCGCCGACGAGGACGGCAATCTTCGCTCCGAGGCGATGAGCGACGGAGAGGGCAATCCCGTTTTCTGCCCGCGCGCCATTGCTGCGCGCGATGCGCTGATCGAACAGCTTTGCGCACTGCCGCCCATCGCCACTGCGCTCGATGCGATTATCGAACATTTCGGAACCGACGCCGTGGCCGAAGTCACGGGCCGGACCCGCAGGCTTGTCCTCGGCCGCGATGGTGAGCAGCGCCTCGAACGGCGTAGCCCCAGCGCCAATGTCGCCGAAGCGCAAACCTTCATGGAAGGGACCAAGCGCATCCTGGTCTTCTCGGATGCGGGCGGCACGGGGCGTTCCTATCATGCCGACTTGGGCGCCAGGAACCAGCAGCGCCGGGTTCACTTCCTGCTTGAACCGGGATGGCGCGCCGACAACGCCATCCAGGGCCTTGGTCGCACGAACCGCACCAATCAGGCCTCAGCCCCGCTGTTCCGCCCGGTCACCACAGATGTGAAGGGCGAGCGCCGGTTCATCTCGACTATTGCGCGAAGGCTCGACGCTTTGGGCGCGCTTACGCGCGGCCAGCGCCAGACCGGCGGACAGAACCTGTTCGACCCGGCCGACAATCTCGAAAGCGATTATGCGCGCGACGCGCTCAGCCGCTGGTTCCAGCTGCTCTATGACGGCAAGCTCGAAGCCACCACTTTCGGCCACTTCGTCGAGCGAACGGGCCTCCGTCTCGAAAACCCAGATGGGGGACTGACCGACAATCTCCCCACGATCCAGCGCTGGCTCAACCGCATCCTCGCGCTGCCGATCGCGCTCCAGAACGCCATCTTCGATGAATATCTTGGCCTCGTCGAAGCGCGGATCGAAGCCGCGCGCGAGGCCGGAACGCTCGATCAGGGACTGGAAACCGTGAAGGTCGATCGTTTCACGGTCCTCGCCGATGAACTCCTGCGCACCGACCCCGTGACCGGAGCGGAAACCCGCCTCGTCTCGCTCGAAGTGACGAGGCACCTGCGGCCTCTGCGCCTGCAGCGCCTGCTACGGATGCACGAGATTGGCAGCCCGCACGCAATCCCGATGCGCAATGCGCGCTCGGGCAAGGTCGCGCTGTCGATACCAGCCCGGCGTCTCATCGCCGACGACGGGGAGGTGATCGAACGTCGGCGCCTGCTGCGACCGCTCAAGTCCGCGAACTGGACGCTTGAGGCACTGGGTGAAAGCCACTGGGAAGAAACTGGCGTCACCGCGTTCACGAGCGCCTGGCGTGCCGAGGAAGAAGAGGCTGGCGCTTCACCGGTGACCGAGCGCGTCCATCTCGCTACCGGGCTGCTGCTCCCGGTCTGGAAGCGCCTGTCTGGCGATCATGTCCGGGTCACCCGGCTCGTTGCCGAGGACGGCCAGTCGATCATCGGACGTGAAGTGCTCGATGTTGATCTCTTTGCGATTTCCAAAACCTTTGGCCTGTCCGGGGTTACCGGACCATCGGCAGAGCAGATCGGCGACCTCGTCCTCGCAAGCGGAAAACCGCTGGGCCTCGCAAGCCATGATCCACTTACCGTGAAGCGCTCGTTGGTCGGCGGCGAACAGCGCCTCGAACTGACTGGCTTCTCGCCCGATCGGCTCGACTGGTACAAGAACAAGGGCTGCTTCACCGAGATTATCCGATACCGCACGCGGCTGTTCGTGCCAGTCTCCGCAGCCTCGTCGGTCCTCCCCGCGCTTGCCGCCTGA
- a CDS encoding DUF2188 domain-containing protein, producing MAGKNQHVVPHANGWAVRGAGNNRVTSVHQTQREANEQARDIAQNQSSEVLIHGRNGRIRERNSYGNDPFPPKG from the coding sequence ATGGCAGGAAAAAACCAGCATGTTGTTCCCCACGCGAATGGATGGGCGGTTCGGGGCGCGGGCAATAACCGCGTGACCTCGGTGCATCAGACGCAACGTGAGGCGAACGAGCAAGCGCGTGACATCGCGCAGAATCAGTCCAGCGAAGTGCTGATCCACGGTCGCAATGGTCGCATTCGTGAACGCAACAGCTACGGCAACGATCCGTTCCCCCCGAAAGGATAA